Part of the Sphaerochaeta associata genome is shown below.
AATGAAAGGTACGTGGATGAAGCCTCCCCTGATCGGCCGCTTCTGATTGGCAATGGTATGGAGCACCCCGTACATCAGATGGTTGCAGACAAAGGTGCCGGCGGTATTGGAAACACTGCCGGGAAGCCCAAGCTTGCGGATTGCATCCACCATCGCCTTGATCGGGAGCGTTGAGAAGTAGGCAGGAGGCCCATCGTCGGCGATGCGTCGGTCGATGGGCTGGTTGCCTTCGTTGTCGGCGATCCTTGCATCATCGATGTTGATCGCCACCCGTTCAACGGAAATGTCGAACCTGCCGCCTGCCTGCCCGATACAGAGCACTGCATCGGGCCTGATCTCTGCAATCGCCTCCGCCACCCTCTGTATCGCCTTGCCGAATACCGTGGGAACTTCCAGTTTCACGACTTCCACTGAGGATACGACGGGACGAACCATTTTCACCGCTTCCAAGGCTGGATTGACCGCTTCTCCACCAAAAGGATCGAATGCTGTCAACAA
Proteins encoded:
- the pcp gene encoding pyroglutamyl-peptidase I — translated: MRLLLTAFDPFGGEAVNPALEAVKMVRPVVSSVEVVKLEVPTVFGKAIQRVAEAIAEIRPDAVLCIGQAGGRFDISVERVAINIDDARIADNEGNQPIDRRIADDGPPAYFSTLPIKAMVDAIRKLGLPGSVSNTAGTFVCNHLMYGVLHTIANQKRPIRGGFIHVPFIPSQVVARPNAPSMALADIVRALEAAIGAIAAYDTDVRLAGGKEF